GAGGCGATAACGGCGTCCCTGGTGTTTGAAAACGAGTTTTTCATGATCCAGGCCCAACTGGTTGAGTATCGTCGCATGAAAGTCATGGACGTGCACAGGGTCTTTCACAATGTTGTATCCAAACTCGTCGGTTTCACCGTAAACGATCCCTGGTTTCACGCCACCGCCTGCCATCCACACCGTAAATGCTCTCGGGTGGTGGTCACGGCCATAATTATCTTTGGTCAATGTTCCCTGGCAATAGTTTGTGCGACCGAACTCTCCGCCCCAAATCACCAATGTTTCGTCCAGCAATCCGCGTTGTTTAAGATCGGTGATCAGCGCAGCAGAAGCCTGGTCAACGTCCATACATTGTCCTTTGATTTCTGTTGGTAACCCGCCGTGGCTATCCCAACCCTGGTGATACAGCTGCACAAATCGTACTCCCTGCTCGGAAAGTTTCCGGGCCAAAAGGCAGTTCGCTGCATAAGTACCGGGTACGAGACATTCAGGACCGTACATTTTCACGATCGACTCCGGCTCCTTGGTCATGTCGGTAATTTCCGGTACAGCCGTCTGCATCCGGAACGCCATTTCGTATTGCTGCACTTTCGCAGTTATTTCCGGGTCACTAAACTCGTCATATGTTCCCTGGTTTAGCTCAGCGAGGTTATCGAGCATTTTGCGGCGCTGCGTCCGGTCCATGCCATCGGGATCATTGAGATACAAAACCGGGTTTTCACCACTACTAAACTGAACGCCCTGATGTACAGAATCCAGAAAACCATTGGTCCAAAGCTTCGAATACACCCCTTGTCCATTACCCTTGCCGCGCGACAGCAGCACGCAGAAACCGGGAAGGTTCTGGTTTTCACTTCCGAGGCCATAGCTTAGCCACGAGCCAAAGCTCGGCCGGTTGCCTACCTGCGCGCCAGTCTGAAAGAATGTCAGGGCCGGATCGTGGTTAATAGCCTCGGTATTAAGAGTTTTGATAATGCAAAGATCATCGGCAATGCTGGCCATATGTGGCAACAGCTCGCTCATCCAGGCACCACTTTTACCATGCTGCTTGAAATTAAATACCGATCCTGCCAATGGGAATTTTGCCTGATTGGCCGTCATACCCGTCAACCGCTGGGTACCACGGATCGATTCCGGCAGGTCTTGCCCGTGCATTTTGTTCAGCATCGGTTTGTAGTCAAACAAATCCAGCTGCGATGGTGCGCCGTTTTGGAACAAATAGATCACCCGTTTGGCTTTTGGCGCAAAGTGTGGGAGACCGGCCATCAGCTCGTCTACGCCAGCATCTCCGCCACCGCCTTTGAAAAGGTCAGGGATCAGCAGCGACCCCAGGGCCGCGCTTCCAAGCCCCAGACTCAGTTTGGACAAAAAATGCCTGCGTGTGGTATTGATCCCAAAATCAAATATTGGCTTTTCCATACTTATTAGCTTTCGGCTGTCAGCAATCGGCTTTCGGCCTTATTTTATTTAAATAGAACTCTGATTTTTAACACATTAAAAACATCTCAAAACTAGCAAGGCTCAAAAACCGACGGCCGAAAGCTGAAAGCCGATGGCCGAAAGCCGACAGCCATCTCAGCTCTTCGTAATCGTCTCTTCCATATTGTACAGCGTATTAATCACCCGCATTAAAGCCGCGGCCTGTACTTCATTCACTTTCGCTTCGTGCGGATATTCCCCCACATTCAACACCTTGAATGCCTGCTTTTTATCCTTCGCAAACATGGAAGCCTCACTGTTATAATAATTCGTCAGCAGTTTCATTTCCTTATCCGTCGGAACCCGGCACACGATCCGCTGGAATGAGGTTTTGATATTGTTTTCCACGTCGGTGGATTTCACTATGAGCCTCTCTGCCAGTACCCTCGACGCTTCCAGTACCGTTGGGTCATTCAGCATCACAAGTGCCTGCAATGGCGTGTTCGTTTTGGAACGCTTGATCTCGCAATGGTCACGGTTGCTGGCATCGAAAATGATCATCGAAGGCGGTGGTACCGTCAGCTTGATAAACGTGTACATTCCTCTCCGGTACAATGCTTCGCCCCTGTCCTGCTGATACGTTCTCAGTGTCCCGCGGCCCGAGGTCGCAGCCTCCCAAAGCCCTTTCGGCTGGTAAGGTTTTACGCTTGGCCCTCCTATTTTCGGGTTTAGCAATCCGCTTGTGGAGAGCACCATATCCCGCACCAGCTCAGCAGGCAAGCGGTAACGCGGGCCGTGTGACAGATAAATATTGTCCGGGTCTGCGCTCATTTTTTCCTTCGTGATCTTGGCCGACTGGCGATATGTAGCCGAAGTCACAATCTGTTTCACCAGTCTTTTAATGTCCCAGCCGTGGTTCATAAAATCAACCGCAAGCCAGTCCAGCAATGCCGGGTTTGTTGGCAAGTCTCCCTGCATTCCAAAGTCGCCCGTACTTTTTACAATACCCCGACCGAAGAACTCCTGCCAGATCTGGTTTACAAAAACCCTTGCTGTCAACGGGTTACTCTTGCTGGTCGTCCATTTGGCAAGGCCTAGTCTGGTTTGCGGAAGTTTAATGGTATCAAATTTCATCACCGCTGGCAGTGCGGCCGCAGTCACTACGCGACCAGGTGCATCATACACCCCGCGATTAAGAATGTGAGTGGGCCGGAGGGTGTCCAGGTCCCCTAGTACGGAAACCATCAGCTTGCTCGTATCAGGCCGGTTGATAAACGACAGCAATGTCTTTACCTCCTCATCCGAAATCGTCATGATGGGCATTTTTGCCGGTTTGGTCCGGGAAATGTCCCCTTCAAAACCCAGTTCTTTCGAGTTGTTGAAAAACGCGAACATCCGGTAATAATCTTCCTGCGAAATCGGGTCGTACTTGTGGTCATGGCACTGCGCACATTCCACAGTCAGCCCCAGCACGCCGGTACTGAAAGTCTTGGTTTTATCAATATTATATTCAATCCTGTATTCCTCGGGGATCACACCACCTTCTTCTGTGTATTTATGGTTACGGAAAAATGCAGTCGCCAGGATCTGTTCCTTGTTCGCATTCGGCAACATATCTCCCGCTACCTGCCACGACAGAAACTGGTCATAGGACATATTTTTGTTAAATGCATTGATCAACCAGTCACGCCACGGCCATTGCGTACGTACTTCATCGTCCTGGTAACCGTAAGAATCCGCGTATCGCGCCACATCCAGCCAGTAAACCGCCATTTTCTCACCATAAGATTTTTGGTTAATCAGCTCTTCGACAACCTTTTCGTATGCTTTTTCGCCACCGTCAGCTTCAAATTTCTTTTGCATTTCGACGGTTGGTGGCAGGCCGGTGAGGTCGAGTGCTACCCTTTTCAGCAAGTGGCTTTTATCCGCTTCTTCGTTGGGGGTAAGCCCAACGCTTTCCATTTTTTTCAATACAAAATGGTCAATTTCATTCTTAGGCCAATCCTCGTCGGACACCTCGGGAACCGCAGGCAATACCGGCGTGGTGAATGCCCAGTGCTTTTCATATTTAGCACCTTGCTCAATCCATTTTTTGACCAAGCCGATCTCATTTTCATTCAATAGCCCCAAATGTGACTCAGGTGTAGGCATTTGGTACGACGGGTCCACGGAAGTGATTCTTTTGTAAACTTCCGACTGCTCAGGCTTTCCAGGGAAAATCGCGAAACCTTTACCGTCCTTTAATTTAGCATAGGCGCTCTCTGCGACGTCCAACCGTAACCCCGCTTCCCTTTTCTTCGCATCGGGTCCATGACAAGCATAGCATTTGTCGGACAGAATGGGCCGGATGTCAAAATTATAACTCACCGCATCATTGCCCGATTTGGATTGCAATACGCCGTTTTTCTTAAAACACGAAACCGCAAAAAAGGCAACAGTACCCGCTATTACTGCTAGAAATAAGAACTTTTTTTTCATTTGAAAATCACTAAACCTACGTAAAAACCCATTGGAGTCATGTTAATATGCTACCAGTGACGACAGACGATTTTAATTAATCACATGCCGATCACCTCAACCTTGCAACGCACGACATACAATACTCAATATCAATACATTACCTTTCAAAAATACCAACACATCACTTTCAAACACATTTGCACACTCCAATCCAAATATGGCATTTAAAGGAATTATACAAAGCTATTATAAACCAGTACAGCAAATTAATTATCGGTTGGCACTTTTCGATACTATGTTTGCACAAGTCGTCAAACTTGTACTTCACTTTTAATACCACCGGAACTCAGCAGCTGCTCAATCTCTTCCAGCCGTTTTCCTTTCGTTTCAAACAACTTCATTTTGGCATACACAAAAGAGCAGACGCAAAAGAAGGAGAAGACAAAAAACGTGTTCGCAATACCTAGCCCGTCCCGCATGATCGGGAACAACAGGTTTACGATCCAGTCGGAAACCCACATGGTCATAATACAGATCGACAATGCCGTTCCTCTGATATGCATCGGGAAAACTTCGGTGGCGATGACAAACTTCAACGGCCCGAGCGAGAATGCAAAAAACAACAGGAACAGTATGATACAGAACAACATACCCCATCCATTGACATTATACATAAAACAAATCCCTGTCAACGCCAGCGCAACAGCCGCCCAAAACGAGCCGATGAGATACAGCGACCTGCGGCCCCAGGTATCCACTTTCCAAATGGCGATGAGGGTAAAAAGCATGCTCGCTGTACCCAGCATAACCTGGTAAAGCAATGCGTCGCTGGTAACGATCCCGGCGGATTTCAAAATCGTGGGACCGTAAAAAATCACCCCGTTAATACCGCTGAACTGCGATAATGCAGTCAATACCATGGTCATGACCAATAATCCACGCAACGGAAACTTCATGAGCTCCTTTACGCCACCGGACTTTTGATCCGCCACCTCTCTGATCGCTTCCAGCTCGGAACGCCCGCCTTCTTCACCACTTATCTTGACCAAAATATCCAACGCTTCTTCATTTCGGCCATTCTTCGCCAACCAACGCGGACTTTCCGGGACGATCACGAGCAACAAACAAAAAAGCGACGCGGGAATGATGCTCATAAAGAACATTCCCCGCCAAACTTCTTCGGCAAACATCCAGTGTATCAGCCCGGTACCTGTTCCTGCATGTGCTACGGCATATCGCTGTAAAAACAAATTGCTGATATAGGCGGCCAGCACTCCGATGGTGATCGCAAGCTGGTAAAAGGTTACCAAACCTCCCCGCTTCGCAGCAGGCGCAATTTCGGAAATATAGAGCGGGGACACATTGGAAGCCACGCCCACGCCTACACCGGCGAGTATGCGAAATATGATCAGGACCGTATATGTTCCTGATAATGAAAACCCGATCGCGCTGGCCAGGAACAATGAGGCTGCAACAAACAAGACTTTTTTTCTTCCGATTTTATCGCTCAGATAACCCGAAAATGCGACGCCGATAATGCAACCCACCAATGCAAAAGAGACAAACAAACCCTCCTCGGCAGCCGACAAGCCGTACTGAGCTCTCACCGGCTCGATGATACCGCTCACTACCGCCATATCAAACCCGAATAGGAAGCCTCCCAATGCCGCGATGAGCGTGATCAGGGAGATAAAATGTTTCACTGGTTTCGTTTGCAAGGTATCGTTTGTTTAAACTTCATTATTTCGCCACATACCCTCCTACATTACACTGTATTTCGCTTTTCGGGCCAAGCCCAGATGCACCAACTCTCCTTCCCAGTTACTCAATGCTGCGCCGGCACCATACACAATGCACAAATCGGCAGACGGGTCCGGGCTTAGCATTGCTATCTTTTGTTCGTCAAAAAACTGTGATTGATTTCCCTCCGTCAGCATTTCATTTGCTTCCGCGCCGGATTTGACGCAGGCATTGATGTCGTACCAAACAACCCGTCGCCCTTTTTCGCTCAATGCAACGTGCAGCTTATGCCGGATGGCCTCCCAGGATGTTATTCCATTACCGTCGATGATCGCCGTTTTTTGGCCGTTCAACTTTTCAACCAGGTCGTTGACATTGTATTCCACAATATTGTCATCGCTGGCTACGCCTTTGGCACTGCTGTTTTCCTCTCTTGCTATATAAGCAGCGCCGGTTAAAATGCATTCTTCCGTATCGTCGCAAAAAATAATATTTACCCTATCACTCAAATGCACTTTTAAGGATTTG
The genomic region above belongs to Dyadobacter pollutisoli and contains:
- a CDS encoding sugar porter family MFS transporter, which codes for MQTKPVKHFISLITLIAALGGFLFGFDMAVVSGIIEPVRAQYGLSAAEEGLFVSFALVGCIIGVAFSGYLSDKIGRKKVLFVAASLFLASAIGFSLSGTYTVLIIFRILAGVGVGVASNVSPLYISEIAPAAKRGGLVTFYQLAITIGVLAAYISNLFLQRYAVAHAGTGTGLIHWMFAEEVWRGMFFMSIIPASLFCLLLVIVPESPRWLAKNGRNEEALDILVKISGEEGGRSELEAIREVADQKSGGVKELMKFPLRGLLVMTMVLTALSQFSGINGVIFYGPTILKSAGIVTSDALLYQVMLGTASMLFTLIAIWKVDTWGRRSLYLIGSFWAAVALALTGICFMYNVNGWGMLFCIILFLLFFAFSLGPLKFVIATEVFPMHIRGTALSICIMTMWVSDWIVNLLFPIMRDGLGIANTFFVFSFFCVCSFVYAKMKLFETKGKRLEEIEQLLSSGGIKSEVQV
- a CDS encoding DUF1501 domain-containing protein, producing MEKPIFDFGINTTRRHFLSKLSLGLGSAALGSLLIPDLFKGGGGDAGVDELMAGLPHFAPKAKRVIYLFQNGAPSQLDLFDYKPMLNKMHGQDLPESIRGTQRLTGMTANQAKFPLAGSVFNFKQHGKSGAWMSELLPHMASIADDLCIIKTLNTEAINHDPALTFFQTGAQVGNRPSFGSWLSYGLGSENQNLPGFCVLLSRGKGNGQGVYSKLWTNGFLDSVHQGVQFSSGENPVLYLNDPDGMDRTQRRKMLDNLAELNQGTYDEFSDPEITAKVQQYEMAFRMQTAVPEITDMTKEPESIVKMYGPECLVPGTYAANCLLARKLSEQGVRFVQLYHQGWDSHGGLPTEIKGQCMDVDQASAALITDLKQRGLLDETLVIWGGEFGRTNYCQGTLTKDNYGRDHHPRAFTVWMAGGGVKPGIVYGETDEFGYNIVKDPVHVHDFHATILNQLGLDHEKLVFKHQGRRYRLTDVAGKLVKGIIA
- a CDS encoding PSD1 and planctomycete cytochrome C domain-containing protein — protein: MKKKFLFLAVIAGTVAFFAVSCFKKNGVLQSKSGNDAVSYNFDIRPILSDKCYACHGPDAKKREAGLRLDVAESAYAKLKDGKGFAIFPGKPEQSEVYKRITSVDPSYQMPTPESHLGLLNENEIGLVKKWIEQGAKYEKHWAFTTPVLPAVPEVSDEDWPKNEIDHFVLKKMESVGLTPNEEADKSHLLKRVALDLTGLPPTVEMQKKFEADGGEKAYEKVVEELINQKSYGEKMAVYWLDVARYADSYGYQDDEVRTQWPWRDWLINAFNKNMSYDQFLSWQVAGDMLPNANKEQILATAFFRNHKYTEEGGVIPEEYRIEYNIDKTKTFSTGVLGLTVECAQCHDHKYDPISQEDYYRMFAFFNNSKELGFEGDISRTKPAKMPIMTISDEEVKTLLSFINRPDTSKLMVSVLGDLDTLRPTHILNRGVYDAPGRVVTAAALPAVMKFDTIKLPQTRLGLAKWTTSKSNPLTARVFVNQIWQEFFGRGIVKSTGDFGMQGDLPTNPALLDWLAVDFMNHGWDIKRLVKQIVTSATYRQSAKITKEKMSADPDNIYLSHGPRYRLPAELVRDMVLSTSGLLNPKIGGPSVKPYQPKGLWEAATSGRGTLRTYQQDRGEALYRRGMYTFIKLTVPPPSMIIFDASNRDHCEIKRSKTNTPLQALVMLNDPTVLEASRVLAERLIVKSTDVENNIKTSFQRIVCRVPTDKEMKLLTNYYNSEASMFAKDKKQAFKVLNVGEYPHEAKVNEVQAAALMRVINTLYNMEETITKS